A single genomic interval of Clostridium facile harbors:
- a CDS encoding amidohydrolase — protein sequence MLIKNAVLETVEHGRIPRGFLQIESGKIVAMGNMEDCPKLDGLDYSGYTLYPGFIDCHCHLGMWEDSLGFEGEDGNEDTDPITPQLDALDAINPMDSCFQEAVSAGVTTVVTGPGSANPIGGHWIALKTVGRRVDTMVVKRNIGMKFALGENPKATYNDKNQTPVTRMATAALIREQLQKAKRYQMDCQRALEDEELDQPEYDAKCEALLPVLERKEKAFFHAHRADDIFTAIRLIREYQLDGVLVHGTDGHLIADLLEEEHLPVITGPMITDRSKPELRNQKIQNPAILAKYQIPTAICTDHPEVPIQYLPLSCGIAIKGGLSREKALQAITIEPARICGLEQRLGSLQVGKDADIVVYPNDTDPFSVYSSPFQVMIDGKFVYEETK from the coding sequence ATGCTGATCAAAAATGCTGTGCTTGAAACAGTCGAACATGGCAGGATTCCGCGTGGATTTCTTCAGATAGAATCAGGTAAAATTGTTGCGATGGGAAACATGGAGGATTGTCCAAAACTAGATGGCTTGGATTATTCCGGCTATACCCTCTATCCAGGTTTTATTGATTGCCATTGCCATTTAGGTATGTGGGAGGACTCCCTGGGATTTGAAGGGGAGGATGGAAATGAGGATACCGACCCAATTACCCCTCAATTGGATGCGTTGGACGCTATTAACCCAATGGATAGCTGCTTTCAGGAGGCAGTATCTGCAGGGGTTACAACAGTAGTAACCGGCCCTGGTAGTGCCAACCCCATTGGAGGGCATTGGATTGCCTTGAAAACAGTGGGCCGCAGAGTAGATACTATGGTGGTAAAACGGAATATTGGAATGAAGTTTGCTTTGGGGGAAAACCCAAAAGCAACCTACAATGACAAAAATCAAACCCCTGTTACTCGTATGGCGACAGCGGCGTTGATTCGGGAGCAGTTGCAGAAGGCAAAGCGGTATCAGATGGATTGCCAGCGGGCTTTAGAAGATGAGGAACTAGATCAACCAGAATATGACGCCAAATGCGAGGCACTGTTGCCAGTACTAGAACGAAAAGAAAAGGCGTTTTTTCATGCTCATCGGGCGGATGACATTTTTACTGCCATCCGTTTGATTCGGGAATATCAATTGGATGGTGTTTTAGTCCATGGTACGGATGGCCATTTAATTGCGGACTTGTTGGAAGAAGAACATCTTCCAGTGATTACAGGCCCGATGATAACTGACCGTTCTAAGCCAGAGCTGAGAAACCAGAAAATTCAAAATCCAGCCATTTTAGCAAAATATCAGATACCAACCGCCATATGTACCGACCATCCAGAGGTTCCTATCCAATATCTTCCTTTGAGTTGTGGGATTGCCATAAAGGGAGGATTGTCCAGAGAAAAAGCATTGCAGGCAATTACCATAGAACCCGCCCGAATTTGTGGACTGGAACAAAGATTGGGTTCTCTACAGGTAGGAAAAGACGCGGATATTGTGGTTTATCCAAACGATACAGATCCATTTTCGGTTTATTCTAGCCCATTTCAAGTGATGATTGATGGAAAGTTTGTTTATGAGGAGACGAAATAG